One region of Streptococcus salivarius genomic DNA includes:
- a CDS encoding KxYKxGKxW signal peptide domain-containing protein has product MEKKVGFKLHKVKKNWVTIGVSTLSMVALAGGALLADQSAQADEVSLPNGDGFEQTDSGIESSASLINESYSPTLTEDAGHLSAVSSNYGSQTSSGYESSSSASTGGSSQTVVGGGSSQVSSSQSSQVVGTQNSNSSQTGSAYQSSSSSASVSASASSSSSSSSSAWYSYSSSSSWSSSSSASGFATITTSSSDSNGIHWNGGRNTTITITASGTTPNVTIVSNSNKLFPNISVGHSNGSNANVTIISQGNQQNNSGYQIITGETKPSVDSNNAKSSFVRVGENQWYYYDQYGQKVKGEKVIDGKAYYFLENGLQARDSLVKGSDGYTYYYDKNGVKAINGFYDFAGYRKDVRYFDCYGHMATGLLEMGSTTFYFDTQTGIQAKDKFIRFSDGRIRYFIPDTGNMAVNTFVQNKENQAWYYLDEHGYAVTGKRIINGKEYCFDSEGRQIKGQMMQQGNKQYYISAQTGEMAVSRFIFENNNWYYADAFGCLVQGAKVIDGKLYYFNKDHSQLKGGWAEGRYYDAVTGQAVINQFIQIAANQWAYLNQDGHKVTGLQNINNKVYYFGSNGAQVKGKLLTVQGKKCYFDAHTGEQVVNRFVEAGRGCWYYFNSAGQAVTGKHVINGKQLYFDGSGRQVKGRYVYVGGKRLFCDAKTGELRQRR; this is encoded by the coding sequence ATGGAAAAGAAAGTTGGATTTAAGTTGCACAAGGTCAAGAAAAACTGGGTGACTATTGGAGTTAGTACGCTGTCGATGGTTGCACTTGCGGGTGGAGCCCTTTTGGCAGACCAATCGGCACAAGCAGATGAAGTGTCACTTCCTAATGGTGATGGTTTTGAACAAACAGATTCAGGCATTGAATCAAGTGCATCATTGATTAATGAAAGCTATTCACCAACCTTGACAGAAGATGCTGGCCATTTGTCAGCGGTGTCATCTAACTATGGCAGTCAAACAAGCTCAGGCTACGAGTCTTCATCATCTGCCTCAACAGGAGGCTCATCACAGACTGTGGTAGGTGGTGGATCTAGTCAAGTCAGTTCGTCACAATCTTCTCAAGTCGTAGGAACACAAAACTCTAATTCATCACAAACGGGTTCTGCTTACCAATCAAGTAGCAGCTCGGCATCAGTAAGTGCTAGTGCGTCAAGTTCTTCAAGCTCATCAAGCTCAGCTTGGTATTCTTATTCGTCGTCATCATCATGGTCATCATCATCGTCAGCTAGCGGTTTTGCGACAATTACGACGAGTTCGTCTGACTCAAACGGCATTCATTGGAATGGTGGTCGAAACACGACAATCACCATCACAGCCTCAGGAACTACGCCGAATGTTACTATCGTTTCGAATTCTAATAAACTGTTTCCAAACATATCAGTAGGGCATTCGAATGGTTCAAATGCTAATGTCACTATCATTTCACAAGGTAACCAGCAAAATAACTCAGGTTACCAAATCATCACAGGTGAGACTAAACCAAGTGTTGATTCAAACAATGCCAAGTCTTCATTTGTCCGTGTAGGTGAAAATCAATGGTATTATTACGATCAATATGGTCAAAAGGTCAAAGGTGAGAAGGTTATCGATGGTAAGGCTTATTACTTCCTTGAAAATGGTCTTCAAGCTCGTGACTCACTTGTTAAAGGTAGCGATGGTTACACTTATTACTACGATAAAAATGGTGTGAAAGCTATCAACGGCTTCTACGATTTTGCAGGTTATCGTAAGGATGTACGCTATTTCGATTGTTATGGTCACATGGCTACTGGTCTCCTTGAAATGGGTAGCACAACCTTCTACTTTGATACACAAACAGGTATCCAAGCTAAAGACAAATTTATTCGCTTCTCAGATGGCCGTATCCGTTACTTTATCCCTGATACTGGTAATATGGCTGTAAATACCTTTGTTCAAAATAAAGAAAACCAAGCTTGGTACTACCTTGATGAACATGGTTACGCTGTGACAGGAAAACGTATCATCAATGGTAAAGAATACTGTTTTGACTCAGAAGGCCGTCAAATCAAAGGTCAGATGATGCAACAAGGCAACAAGCAATACTACATTTCTGCCCAAACAGGTGAAATGGCTGTGTCACGCTTTATCTTTGAAAACAACAACTGGTATTATGCGGATGCTTTTGGTTGTCTCGTTCAAGGTGCAAAAGTGATTGATGGTAAACTCTATTACTTCAACAAAGACCACAGCCAATTAAAAGGTGGCTGGGCTGAAGGCCGTTACTATGATGCCGTCACTGGTCAAGCAGTCATCAACCAATTCATTCAAATTGCGGCTAACCAATGGGCGTACCTAAACCAAGATGGTCACAAAGTTACAGGTCTTCAAAATATTAACAATAAAGTTTACTACTTTGGTAGCAATGGTGCTCAAGTCAAAGGTAAATTGCTCACTGTCCAAGGTAAGAAATGTTACTTTGATGCCCACACTGGTGAGCAAGTGGTAAACCGCTTTGTCGAAGCTGGACGTGGTTGCTGGTATTACTTTAACTCAGCTGGCCAAGCAGTGACTGGAAAACATGTCATCAATGGCAAACAGCTTTACTTTGACGGTTCAGGTCGTCAAGTTAAAGGACGTTATGTTTATGTTGGTGGTAAACGCCTCTTCTGCGATGCCAAAACTGGTGAATTGAGACAGCGTCGTTAA